One window from the genome of Salvia miltiorrhiza cultivar Shanhuang (shh) chromosome 7, IMPLAD_Smil_shh, whole genome shotgun sequence encodes:
- the LOC130995201 gene encoding UPF0481 protein At3g47200-like has protein sequence MDPNSTMQACASLNEKQTKLGAEAKSECTIYRVHEHLRNVNPIAYEPEVIAIGPYHRNKDHLKMMEDYKLRYLQQLIIRKPSNNVESYVECVGRLEAEARKCYADEPTSMSPSDFIQMLVLDGCFILELLRKYGMVFLREKNDPIFTMKWMIISLQRDLMLFENQLPFFVLCELFDLIEAPGQHSRLRDLLGLFFCGLYPGNGYRGEESVAPREVKHLLHFIHRNWLPRGTGAGGRKEQDKGLQFIDSATRLKEANVRFKISEPEAALFDVRFENGVMIMAPLRVDDGTESFLRNLVAYEQYFGHDEGNFVTDYVSFLDYLVDSSKDVEILSRNGIVENWLGDEEAVAKMVNELADSIIVPNTSYAEMFENVEKHCRKRRNRWMATLRRTYLSRPWLIMSLLCRCSVASAQGRF, from the coding sequence ATGGATCCTAACAGCACAATGCAAGCCTGCGCTAGCTTGAATGAAAAACAGACGAAACTCGGCGCGGAGGCAAAATCAGAATGCACAATCTACAGAGTTCATGAACATTTACGGAACGTGAACCCCATTGCTTACGAGCCCGAGGTGATCGCTATTGGCCCTTATCACCGCAACAAGGATCATCTAAAAATGATGGAAGATTACAAGCTACGTTACCTCCAGCAGCTCATCATAAGGAAACCTTCCAACAATGTGGAAAGCTACGTAGAATGTGTGGGCAGATTGGAAGCCGAAGCAAGAAAATGTTACGCAGATGAGCCTACAAGCATGAGCCCAAGCGACTTCATACAAATGCTTGTACTAGATGGATGCTTCATCCTTGAGTTATTACGGAAGTACGGCATGGTGTTCCTGAGGGAGAAGAATGATCCCATCTTCACAATGAAGTGGATGATCATTAGCCTGCAGCGCGATTTAATGCTCTTCGAGAATCAACTCCCATTCTTCGTCTTGTGCGAGCTGTTCGACCTGATTGAGGCTCCCGGCCAGCATAGTAGGTTGCGGGACCTTCTCGGGCTATTCTTCTGCGGTCTGTATCCTGGGAATGGCTACAGAGGAGAAGAGAGCGTAGCTCCTCGTGAGGTGAAGCATTTGCTTCACTTCATCCATCGTAATTGGCTTCCCCGTGGCACGGGCGCGGGCGGGAGGAAGGAACAGGATAAGGGGTTGCAGTTCATCGACAGCGCGACAAGGCTTAAAGAGGCTAATGTCAGGTTCAAGATATCCGAGCCAGAAGCTGCGTTGTTCGACGTGAGGTTCGAAAACGGGGTGATGATCATGGCGCCTCTGAGGGTCGATGACGGGACCGAGTCGTTCCTCCGGAATCTCGTCGCGTACGAGCAGTACTTTGGGCACGATGAGGGCAATTTCGTGACGGATTATGTCTCGTTCCTGGACTACCTTGTTGATTCCTCCAAGGATGTGGAGATACTGTCGCGCAACGGAATCGTGGAGAACTGGTTGGGCGATGAGGAAGCCGTGGCGAAGATGGTGAACGAGCTGGCTGATTCGATAATTGTGCCTAACACAAGCTATGCGGAGATGTTTGAGAATGTGGAAAAGCATTGCAGGAAAAGAAGGAATAGGTGGATGGCCACGTTGAGGCGTACTTATTTAAGTAGGCCTTGGCTTATTATGTCTCTACTTTGTCGGTGCAGTGTTGCATCTGCTCAGGGCCGTTTCTGA